One genomic region from Reichenbachiella ulvae encodes:
- a CDS encoding GWxTD domain-containing protein: MIKTILMVLFLLGWSFKPAQAIDLSKINHSNNYRKSGVRFSHSIAKTGREYHLIVALRFQRYSGLDKIENFQLLSQEKFNSSKHTEIPLDGMKKRRLVPGEEFEMRFETEQIHNYLVVAFEYATRQYYFDIPINENLAFPLADFLCVQPDTNRMHNDFSPGEKISLIDQDTSQQTVFIFQYDKHAFDNSVPPMVLTLPDSTQVPLDIKKRVLKSDSIILDSLDRLSFIQKNEQSSVGQMCFASSGTYPKLTLIEEVIVPLVYISTSEEYQKVMTAEDKKEAFENFWLKIIPSKKTAANTIKEYYQRIEEANSLFTSYKEGWKTDQGMIYTIYGPPDVVDKEEQKEIWKYSVYQGEITFTFAKHKNLFTQYHYVLERDKSYSGIWFSEVKKWRKGIL; this comes from the coding sequence TTTGATGGTCCTATTCCTTTTGGGTTGGAGTTTTAAACCTGCCCAAGCCATCGACCTTTCAAAGATCAATCACAGCAACAATTACCGTAAAAGTGGGGTTCGGTTTTCTCACAGTATAGCGAAAACTGGTCGCGAATATCATTTGATTGTTGCCCTGAGGTTTCAACGCTATTCAGGATTAGACAAGATTGAAAATTTTCAGTTACTCTCACAAGAAAAATTCAACTCTTCCAAACATACCGAAATCCCATTGGATGGAATGAAAAAACGGCGATTGGTTCCTGGTGAAGAATTCGAGATGCGATTTGAAACAGAACAAATCCACAACTATCTGGTGGTAGCATTCGAATATGCCACTCGCCAATACTACTTTGATATCCCTATCAACGAAAATCTGGCTTTTCCTCTAGCCGATTTTCTATGCGTTCAACCTGACACGAACCGCATGCACAATGATTTCTCTCCAGGCGAAAAGATATCATTGATAGACCAAGATACTAGTCAGCAAACTGTTTTCATTTTTCAATACGATAAACATGCTTTTGATAACTCGGTCCCACCTATGGTTTTGACTCTTCCTGACAGTACGCAAGTACCTCTCGATATCAAAAAGAGAGTTTTGAAAAGCGATTCTATTATTCTGGATTCATTAGACCGATTGAGTTTCATTCAAAAAAATGAACAGAGCAGTGTGGGACAAATGTGCTTCGCTTCTTCAGGGACTTACCCAAAACTGACCTTGATAGAAGAAGTGATTGTGCCCTTGGTTTACATCAGTACTAGCGAAGAATATCAAAAAGTAATGACGGCAGAGGACAAAAAAGAAGCCTTCGAAAACTTCTGGCTGAAAATTATTCCTTCGAAAAAAACAGCTGCTAATACGATAAAAGAATACTATCAAAGAATCGAGGAGGCCAATTCCCTATTTACCTCTTATAAGGAAGGCTGGAAGACCGATCAAGGGATGATATACACTATTTATGGGCCACCTGATGTGGTAGACAAAGAGGAACAAAAAGAAATATGGAAATATTCGGTCTATCAGGGTGAGATAACCTTTACTTTTGCCAAACATAAAAATCTGTTTACCCAATATCACTATGTTTTAGAGAGAGACAAGAGCTATTCGGGTATTTGGTTTAGCGAAGTAAAAAAATGGAGAAAAGGAATTTTGTAA
- the rlmB gene encoding 23S rRNA (guanosine(2251)-2'-O)-methyltransferase RlmB codes for MEKRNFVNKNRPKAIKYDNMVFGTRAVIETIKSGKTIDKIFLQKGISNELTNELLELLRGSMGIVARVPVEKLDRFTRKNHQGVVAFVSPIDFVPLHNIVATSYENGLAPLVLILDRVTDVRNFGAICRTAECVGVNGVVIPSKGGAMINSDAVKTSAGALNYLSIAKEANLLESVKYLKDSGFQVLACTEKTDELVYGADLSIPTAIIMGSEEDGISEELLNAADLKVKIPIMGNIDSLNVSVAAGVILYESMRQRS; via the coding sequence ATGGAGAAAAGGAATTTTGTAAATAAAAATCGCCCAAAGGCGATCAAATATGACAACATGGTTTTTGGTACCAGAGCGGTAATCGAAACCATCAAGTCTGGAAAGACGATCGATAAAATTTTTCTTCAGAAAGGCATAAGTAATGAGCTAACCAATGAACTATTGGAATTGCTTCGTGGCTCTATGGGGATTGTGGCTCGTGTGCCAGTTGAAAAACTGGATCGCTTTACCAGAAAGAATCATCAGGGAGTTGTCGCCTTTGTCTCTCCGATCGACTTTGTTCCATTGCACAACATTGTTGCCACCAGCTACGAAAATGGACTTGCACCTCTGGTACTTATACTTGACAGAGTGACTGACGTTAGAAATTTTGGGGCGATTTGCCGAACTGCCGAATGTGTCGGAGTAAATGGAGTTGTCATTCCGTCCAAAGGCGGAGCAATGATTAATAGCGATGCAGTAAAAACTTCTGCGGGGGCCCTGAATTATTTATCCATTGCCAAAGAAGCCAACCTTTTAGAATCTGTTAAATATTTGAAAGACAGCGGATTTCAAGTGCTCGCCTGTACCGAAAAGACAGACGAACTTGTATATGGTGCTGACTTGAGCATCCCTACTGCTATCATTATGGGCTCAGAAGAAGACGGAATTTCGGAAGAGCTACTCAATGCAGCTGATCTGAAAGTAAAAATTCCAATCATGGGAAATATCGATTCTCTCAACGTTTCGGTAGCAGCAGGGGTTATTCTTTACGAAAGCATGAGACAAAGATCTTAA
- a CDS encoding mannose-1-phosphate guanylyltransferase — translation MNSNTHIVIMAGGVGSRFWPYSRNTKPKQFIDVMGIGKSLLQLTYERFLSVSNKDNIIVVTNHDYAGLVKEQLPDLSDDQVLCEPSRRNTAPCIAYAAYKIHKKDPNAVMVVTPADHVVLQEEKFAGIAQTAIEGATGKDSIVTIGIKPTRPETGYGYIQYLEGSERVKKVKTFTEKPELELAKKFIDSGDFVWNAGIFVWSTSTIIKAFEMYLPEMAETFAEGSDKYFTDEEQTFIDKVYPACQNISIDYGILEKSQNVHVIEGDFDWSDLGSWDSLHELREKDEDQNVIDGDPIMFDCQNNIVRSESDRLVILDNLDGYLVGDFKDVLIVCKKDNESKFREYVAKVKEEGRDKYL, via the coding sequence ATGAATTCGAATACGCATATAGTAATAATGGCTGGTGGAGTCGGGAGTAGGTTTTGGCCATACAGTAGAAACACTAAACCCAAACAATTTATTGATGTTATGGGCATTGGTAAATCGCTTCTACAGCTAACCTATGAAAGGTTCCTGTCAGTTTCAAACAAAGATAATATAATAGTAGTTACAAACCATGATTATGCAGGCTTGGTAAAAGAGCAACTGCCTGATCTATCCGATGATCAGGTGCTTTGTGAGCCAAGTAGAAGAAATACAGCTCCTTGTATCGCCTATGCAGCCTATAAAATTCATAAGAAGGACCCAAATGCTGTAATGGTAGTCACTCCTGCAGATCATGTGGTGCTACAAGAAGAAAAATTTGCAGGAATTGCTCAAACTGCTATCGAGGGCGCTACAGGAAAGGATAGTATCGTGACTATAGGAATCAAACCCACCCGTCCAGAAACGGGGTATGGTTATATTCAATATCTGGAAGGCTCAGAGAGGGTTAAAAAAGTAAAGACGTTTACTGAAAAGCCAGAACTAGAACTGGCAAAAAAATTCATCGATAGTGGCGATTTCGTTTGGAATGCGGGGATTTTTGTTTGGTCTACAAGCACAATTATTAAAGCATTCGAGATGTATTTGCCTGAAATGGCGGAGACTTTTGCTGAGGGTAGTGATAAGTATTTTACTGACGAGGAGCAAACTTTCATAGACAAGGTCTATCCTGCATGTCAAAATATTTCCATTGATTACGGCATTCTGGAAAAGTCACAGAATGTTCATGTAATCGAGGGTGATTTTGATTGGTCTGATTTGGGATCTTGGGATTCTCTTCATGAATTGAGAGAGAAAGATGAGGATCAAAATGTGATCGATGGAGATCCAATTATGTTTGATTGTCAAAATAATATCGTTCGCAGCGAATCAGATCGCTTGGTCATCCTTGATAATCTAGATGGCTATTTGGTGGGGGATTTCAAAGACGTATTGATTGTTTGTAAAAAGGACAATGAGTCCAAGTTTAGAGAGTACGTAGCTAAGGTGAAAGAAGAAGGGAGAGACAAATATCTTTAA
- the recQ gene encoding DNA helicase RecQ has translation MVVNQEEQLREQLKKTFGFSNFRGNQADIINNILNGRNTFVLMPTGAGKSLCYQLPATIKEGTAIVISPLIALMKNQVDQLNAFGINAQFLNSTLNKTEMKRVKKETLEGEVKLLYVAPESLTKEENVEFLSQAKISFVAIDEAHCISEWGHDFRPEYRRIKSIVEQLGNIPIIALTATATPKVQLDIQKNLQMEDADVFKSSFNRTNLYYEIRPKVDVNKQLIRFVKEHKGKSGVIYCLSRKKVVEIAELLKVNGINAAPYHAGLDGSVRMKNQDDFLNEDVDVIVATIAFGMGIDKPDVRFVIHYDTPKSLEGYYQETGRAGRDGLEGKCIMFYSLDDIIKLEKFNKDKPVTERENAKLLLEEMSSYAESSVCRRKQLLHYFGEEYTDSNCSEEGMCDNCAHPKEIFEGKDYIQHAIDIAGKTEERFGIKHIVNVARGIESQYVKSYSHDKLDVFGIGKDDTEVFWRSVVRQALLNEFLEKDIENIGILRVTDKGREFLKNPYSIQLSKDHDYIAEELEHEEKSAVKAHDKELFELLKNLRKKVAKQKNLPPYVIFQDPSLEEMATTFPTSNDDLAQINGVGMGKVMKFGKPFIDLIANYVEENDLTTASDVVIKSAVNKSKIKIFLIQQIDRKVDLEEIAEIKNMSFDDILIEIENICYSGTKLNLDYYIDSFIDEERQDDLLDYFLTADTDDLDVAMDELEDDGYSEEEVRLMRIKFMSEYAN, from the coding sequence ATGGTTGTTAATCAGGAGGAACAACTTCGTGAACAACTGAAGAAAACCTTTGGGTTCAGTAATTTTCGAGGAAATCAAGCGGATATTATCAACAATATCCTAAATGGAAGAAACACTTTCGTTCTTATGCCAACTGGTGCTGGGAAATCGCTGTGCTATCAGCTCCCCGCAACTATCAAAGAGGGAACAGCCATAGTTATTTCTCCTTTGATCGCTTTGATGAAAAATCAGGTGGATCAGTTGAATGCATTTGGTATAAACGCTCAGTTCCTAAACTCTACGCTCAACAAAACGGAAATGAAAAGGGTCAAAAAAGAGACTCTTGAAGGAGAAGTTAAGCTCCTATATGTTGCTCCGGAATCTTTGACCAAAGAAGAAAATGTAGAATTTTTAAGTCAGGCAAAAATTTCTTTTGTGGCCATCGATGAGGCTCACTGTATTTCCGAATGGGGACATGATTTTCGACCAGAGTATAGAAGGATAAAATCGATAGTAGAACAGTTGGGCAATATTCCAATCATAGCTTTAACCGCTACTGCCACTCCTAAAGTCCAGTTGGACATCCAAAAAAACCTACAAATGGAGGATGCAGATGTTTTCAAATCTTCCTTTAATAGGACGAATCTCTATTATGAAATTCGCCCTAAGGTTGATGTAAACAAACAGCTGATCCGATTTGTAAAGGAACACAAAGGAAAATCAGGAGTCATTTATTGCTTGAGCAGAAAGAAGGTAGTAGAAATTGCTGAATTACTCAAAGTAAATGGCATCAATGCAGCTCCCTACCATGCGGGTCTAGACGGTTCTGTTCGCATGAAGAACCAGGATGATTTTCTCAACGAAGATGTAGATGTAATTGTAGCGACCATAGCATTTGGGATGGGCATTGACAAGCCAGATGTTCGCTTCGTGATCCACTATGACACACCAAAATCACTAGAGGGCTACTATCAAGAAACCGGACGGGCAGGAAGAGATGGCCTGGAAGGTAAATGCATCATGTTTTACAGCCTGGATGACATTATCAAACTAGAAAAATTCAACAAAGACAAACCGGTAACTGAGCGCGAGAATGCCAAATTGCTACTGGAAGAAATGTCATCCTATGCAGAATCTTCTGTTTGTCGTAGAAAACAGCTTCTGCATTATTTTGGCGAGGAGTACACCGATAGCAATTGCTCAGAAGAGGGCATGTGCGACAACTGTGCTCACCCCAAAGAGATATTTGAAGGAAAAGACTACATCCAACATGCCATTGATATAGCTGGAAAGACAGAGGAAAGATTTGGCATCAAACATATTGTCAATGTCGCCAGAGGGATCGAAAGCCAATATGTAAAAAGCTATAGCCATGACAAATTAGATGTATTTGGAATTGGCAAAGACGACACAGAAGTGTTTTGGAGATCGGTAGTGAGACAAGCGCTTCTCAATGAATTTCTTGAAAAGGACATTGAGAATATTGGTATCTTAAGGGTAACAGATAAGGGCAGGGAATTCTTGAAAAATCCTTACTCGATTCAGCTTTCCAAAGACCACGATTACATAGCTGAAGAACTCGAACATGAGGAAAAATCGGCAGTGAAGGCTCACGACAAAGAGTTATTTGAACTCCTGAAGAACCTCAGAAAAAAGGTAGCCAAACAAAAAAATCTACCTCCTTATGTGATTTTTCAAGATCCATCGCTCGAAGAAATGGCAACAACCTTCCCAACTAGCAATGATGATCTGGCTCAGATCAACGGAGTGGGTATGGGTAAAGTGATGAAGTTCGGAAAGCCTTTCATAGACTTGATCGCTAATTATGTAGAGGAAAATGACCTAACAACTGCATCAGATGTAGTAATCAAATCAGCTGTTAACAAATCCAAAATCAAGATCTTTCTGATTCAGCAAATCGACCGAAAAGTAGATTTGGAGGAAATTGCCGAAATCAAAAACATGAGCTTTGATGATATTCTTATTGAAATAGAAAACATCTGTTACTCAGGCACCAAGTTGAATTTGGATTACTACATCGACTCTTTCATTGATGAAGAAAGGCAGGATGACCTGCTGGACTACTTCCTGACAGCAGACACTGACGATCTGGATGTAGCAATGGACGAATTGGAGGATGATGGATATAGCGAAGAAGAAGTAAGGCTCATGCGGATCAAATTCATGTCTGAATATGCGAATTAA
- the purD gene encoding phosphoribosylamine--glycine ligase — protein MNVLVIGSGGREHTLIWKIKQSPLCGDIYAAPGNAGTKDLAVNLPFGVNDFEQIASAVLEHNIELVVVGPEEPLVKGIRDYFTSREDLKDILLVGPEEKGARLEGSKDYSKDFMQRHGVPTAGAKTITKENIKEGKAFLQEVEAPYVLKADGLAAGKGVIITEDIKEAEDTLDEMLAGKFGDASSKVLIEEYLHGIELSVFVLTDGKDYLILPEAKDYKRIGDGDTGPNTGGMGAVSPVPFADEAFMKRVEEKVIKPTVAGLAKDNIDYVGFIFIGLMNKDGEPNVIEYNVRMGDPETQAVLPRIKSDLLQHLIAAAKKELKNETIEFSNETATTVVAVAGGYPGSYEKGTPISGFDQIKEGIVFHAGTKENDGQVVTNGGRVIAATTLAGSIQEALKGSYANLEKIDWDGMNYRKDIGQDLLPYIS, from the coding sequence ATGAATGTACTTGTCATAGGCTCAGGAGGAAGAGAACACACCCTAATTTGGAAAATCAAACAAAGTCCACTTTGTGGAGACATTTATGCTGCGCCTGGTAATGCTGGCACTAAAGATTTAGCGGTTAACCTTCCATTTGGCGTCAATGATTTTGAACAAATCGCAAGTGCAGTTCTGGAACACAACATCGAATTGGTGGTAGTAGGTCCGGAAGAGCCTTTGGTAAAAGGAATTCGCGATTACTTCACCTCTCGCGAAGACTTGAAAGACATTCTGCTAGTCGGTCCTGAAGAAAAAGGTGCTCGTCTAGAAGGTAGCAAAGACTACTCAAAGGACTTCATGCAAAGACATGGCGTTCCAACTGCTGGTGCCAAAACCATCACCAAAGAAAATATTAAAGAAGGCAAGGCTTTCCTTCAAGAAGTGGAAGCTCCTTATGTCCTAAAAGCCGATGGCTTGGCTGCTGGAAAAGGTGTGATCATTACAGAAGACATCAAAGAAGCTGAGGACACGTTAGACGAAATGCTGGCTGGAAAATTCGGAGACGCAAGTAGCAAAGTTTTGATCGAGGAGTACCTACATGGCATTGAGCTTTCCGTTTTTGTATTGACTGATGGCAAAGACTATTTGATCCTTCCAGAAGCCAAGGATTATAAACGAATCGGCGATGGTGATACTGGACCAAATACTGGAGGTATGGGAGCCGTTTCACCTGTTCCTTTTGCCGATGAAGCCTTTATGAAAAGAGTCGAAGAGAAAGTAATCAAGCCAACTGTAGCCGGATTGGCCAAAGATAATATCGACTATGTTGGCTTTATTTTTATCGGATTGATGAACAAGGATGGTGAACCTAACGTGATCGAGTACAACGTACGAATGGGGGATCCAGAAACACAGGCTGTTTTGCCAAGAATCAAATCTGATTTGCTACAGCATTTGATTGCAGCCGCAAAAAAGGAACTTAAAAATGAAACGATAGAGTTTTCAAATGAGACTGCAACAACAGTGGTCGCAGTAGCTGGCGGATATCCTGGGTCCTATGAAAAAGGCACTCCAATTTCAGGATTTGATCAAATAAAAGAAGGCATTGTGTTTCATGCAGGAACCAAAGAAAATGATGGCCAAGTAGTGACTAACGGAGGGCGTGTGATTGCCGCAACAACTCTGGCAGGATCGATCCAAGAAGCCCTTAAAGGTTCTTATGCCAATTTAGAAAAAATCGACTGGGACGGCATGAATTACAGAAAAGATATCGGTCAGGACCTTTTACCCTACATTTCGTAA
- a CDS encoding PSP1 domain-containing protein, translating into MSGCSSCGVLTAADGQVKGCQNNGGCSSGGCNKMNVFDWLSNMDQPVESRFDILEVRFKNGRKDFFRNSNDLEIYPGDAVVVDVPNGHHLGHVSLQGELVRLQMQKKKVKNNDDIRSIYRLANQKDLEKFESVKKRENPTLFRTREIIDQLDLKMKLTDIEYQADNSKATFYYSADERVDFRELIKQLAAEFKIRVEMRQISLRQEASRLGGIGSCGRELCCSTWLSEFKSVSTSAARYQNLSLNPSKLSGQCGRLKCCLNYELETYMEALEHIPKVEKGLLTEKGEARLQKTDIFRKIMWFGYKNDNAWIPLDTERVIEIQKQNAEGKKPETLLEDSKGGQNNEFQSLNSDLEQMDKKFKKKSKSGPSKKRKNKNKKKFNKPKGQEQTPQATQVQKPDNPTATNKPKGKKRRKKKPNKNFKKPDQS; encoded by the coding sequence ATGTCAGGATGTAGTTCGTGTGGAGTACTAACAGCAGCAGACGGCCAGGTCAAGGGCTGTCAGAATAATGGTGGCTGTAGTAGCGGAGGATGCAACAAAATGAATGTCTTCGACTGGTTATCCAATATGGATCAACCTGTAGAGTCCAGGTTCGACATTCTAGAAGTTCGCTTCAAAAATGGACGCAAAGACTTCTTCCGAAACTCTAACGATCTAGAAATCTACCCTGGCGATGCGGTGGTCGTAGATGTGCCTAATGGCCATCATCTAGGTCACGTATCCTTACAGGGCGAGCTTGTAAGGTTGCAGATGCAAAAAAAGAAAGTCAAAAACAACGATGACATTCGTAGCATCTATCGCCTGGCCAATCAAAAGGATTTAGAAAAATTTGAATCAGTAAAAAAACGCGAAAACCCAACACTCTTCAGAACTCGTGAGATCATAGACCAACTTGATCTGAAAATGAAGCTCACGGACATCGAATATCAGGCTGACAACTCAAAAGCAACTTTTTATTATTCGGCAGACGAAAGAGTCGATTTTAGAGAGTTGATCAAGCAACTAGCTGCTGAGTTTAAAATTCGCGTCGAGATGCGTCAGATTAGCCTAAGACAAGAAGCCAGTCGACTAGGAGGTATCGGTTCTTGTGGTCGGGAATTGTGCTGTTCTACCTGGTTGTCAGAATTCAAGAGTGTATCGACCTCTGCCGCGAGATATCAAAACCTTTCATTGAACCCAAGCAAACTTTCAGGTCAGTGTGGTCGCTTAAAGTGCTGTCTCAATTACGAGCTGGAAACATACATGGAGGCACTGGAGCATATCCCGAAAGTAGAAAAAGGCTTGCTAACAGAAAAAGGAGAGGCACGCTTGCAAAAGACGGATATCTTTAGAAAAATCATGTGGTTTGGCTACAAGAACGACAATGCATGGATCCCTCTGGATACAGAAAGAGTAATCGAGATTCAAAAACAAAATGCGGAAGGTAAAAAACCAGAAACACTTTTAGAAGATTCCAAAGGAGGCCAAAACAACGAGTTCCAATCTTTGAATAGCGACTTGGAACAAATGGATAAGAAATTCAAAAAGAAATCCAAATCTGGCCCAAGCAAGAAGAGAAAAAATAAGAATAAAAAGAAATTCAATAAGCCTAAGGGACAGGAGCAAACACCACAAGCCACACAGGTTCAAAAACCTGATAATCCGACTGCTACAAACAAACCAAAGGGCAAAAAAAGAAGGAAGAAGAAGCCAAACAAAAACTTTAAGAAACCAGATCAATCATGA
- a CDS encoding gliding motility lipoprotein GldH → MIKHLLLICCTAVAIALYSCSGGTLIDQSQDMSEGVWHVDSLASFDYVIEDTTLKYDISYLVRYAVDYPYYNLYVTYYLEDSVGNILNSQQQELILFDKTTGQPLGTGLGDLYDREVKIFEDYTFDQTMKYHFKVKHYMRMQELPGILSFGLKVTENED, encoded by the coding sequence ATGATAAAACACCTGTTGTTAATTTGCTGCACTGCAGTTGCTATTGCACTATATTCATGCTCTGGAGGTACGCTTATTGATCAAAGTCAGGATATGTCTGAAGGTGTATGGCACGTAGACTCTTTGGCTAGTTTCGATTATGTGATAGAGGATACCACTCTTAAATATGACATCTCCTATCTGGTCAGGTATGCCGTTGACTATCCTTATTACAACTTATATGTGACCTATTATCTGGAGGATTCCGTTGGGAATATTCTAAACTCACAACAACAGGAGCTGATTCTATTTGACAAAACCACAGGACAGCCTCTAGGTACTGGCTTAGGGGATTTGTATGATCGGGAGGTCAAAATTTTTGAGGATTACACTTTTGACCAAACCATGAAATACCATTTTAAAGTCAAGCATTACATGCGCATGCAAGAGCTTCCGGGCATTCTATCCTTTGGATTAAAAGTAACTGAAAACGAAGATTAA